A single region of the Streptomyces sp. NBC_00236 genome encodes:
- a CDS encoding terpene synthase family protein, whose translation MESELPDIYCPFPQRTNPHVGHVREHLDSWTRNTGLVHRDSARDRFEQADFGAFVGMVYPTADSKNLDLVADWFVWLFLVDDQLDDGHLGRSPERVRDVVALMQSVVEGTGTGTLANERLPAAVIALTDLWERTTPAAAAHWRRRFAWHLITYLTTATTWEAGNRADGVVPAEATYIEKRRHTGAIHVCMDLIEIVAGIEAPESIHNDPRFITALEASCNVVCWANDVYSYEKEQVLGEIHNLVHLVRHHRGFGKRQALEHVCAEIATETERFLTAEAELLAAHPQLAWMLEPYLDGMRSWMRGNLDWSRQTPRYNPADVSQYKEPEQYLEATVLGVGQD comes from the coding sequence GTGGAGAGCGAACTGCCGGACATCTACTGCCCGTTCCCCCAGCGGACGAACCCGCACGTCGGACACGTACGGGAGCATCTCGACAGCTGGACCCGCAACACCGGTCTGGTGCACCGGGATTCAGCCAGGGACCGCTTCGAGCAGGCGGACTTCGGGGCCTTCGTCGGCATGGTCTACCCGACGGCCGACAGCAAGAACCTCGACCTCGTCGCCGACTGGTTCGTCTGGCTGTTCCTCGTCGACGACCAGCTGGACGACGGACACCTGGGCCGGAGCCCTGAGCGTGTACGGGACGTCGTCGCACTGATGCAGTCCGTGGTCGAGGGCACCGGCACGGGCACCCTGGCGAACGAGCGGCTGCCGGCCGCGGTGATCGCCCTCACGGACCTGTGGGAACGCACGACGCCGGCCGCCGCCGCCCACTGGCGGCGGCGCTTCGCCTGGCACCTGATCACCTATCTCACGACGGCCACCACCTGGGAGGCGGGGAACCGGGCGGACGGCGTGGTCCCGGCCGAGGCGACGTACATAGAAAAGCGCCGCCACACGGGCGCGATACACGTCTGCATGGACCTGATAGAGATCGTTGCCGGTATCGAGGCCCCCGAGTCGATCCACAACGACCCGCGCTTCATCACCGCGCTCGAAGCCTCGTGCAACGTCGTGTGCTGGGCCAACGACGTGTATTCGTACGAGAAGGAACAGGTTCTCGGGGAGATCCACAACCTCGTGCACCTCGTCCGGCACCACCGCGGTTTCGGCAAGCGGCAGGCACTGGAACACGTCTGCGCGGAGATCGCCACGGAGACCGAGCGCTTCCTGACCGCGGAGGCCGAGCTGCTGGCCGCCCACCCGCAGCTCGCCTGGATGCTGGAGCCGTATCTGGACGGGATGCGGAGCTGGATGCGCGGGAACCTCGACTGGTCCCGGCAGACACCGCGCTACAACCCGGCCGACGTCAGCCAGTACAAGGAGCCGGAGCAGTATCTGGAGGCGACGGTGCTGGGCGTCGGGCAGGACTGA
- the rpe gene encoding ribulose-phosphate 3-epimerase: protein MAQINPSILSADFARLAEEAQAVEGADWLHVDVMDNHFVPNLTLGVPIVESLSRATSTPLDCHLMIEDADRWAPQYVEAGAGSVTFHAEAAAAPVRLAREIRAKGARASMALKPATPIEPYEDLLPELDMLLIMTVEPGFGGQSFLDIMLPKIRRTRELISRHGLELWLQVDGGVSESTIERCAEAGADVFVAGSAVYGAKDPADAVRALRAKAEGAIASAGWACGH from the coding sequence ATGGCCCAGATCAACCCCAGTATTCTCTCCGCCGACTTCGCACGTCTCGCCGAGGAGGCGCAGGCCGTCGAAGGTGCCGACTGGCTCCATGTCGATGTCATGGACAACCACTTCGTGCCCAATCTGACGCTCGGCGTTCCGATCGTGGAATCGCTCAGCAGGGCCACCAGCACACCGCTGGACTGCCATCTGATGATCGAGGACGCGGACCGCTGGGCACCCCAGTACGTCGAGGCGGGGGCGGGTTCCGTCACCTTCCACGCGGAGGCTGCCGCGGCCCCCGTCCGGCTCGCGCGGGAGATCCGGGCCAAGGGCGCCCGCGCGTCCATGGCGCTCAAGCCGGCGACGCCCATCGAGCCGTACGAGGACCTGCTCCCCGAGCTCGACATGCTGCTGATCATGACGGTGGAGCCGGGCTTCGGGGGCCAGTCCTTCCTCGACATCATGCTGCCGAAGATCCGCCGCACCCGTGAGCTGATCTCCAGGCACGGACTCGAACTCTGGCTCCAGGTCGACGGCGGCGTCTCCGAGTCCACGATCGAGCGGTGTGCGGAGGCCGGGGCGGACGTCTTCGTCGCGGGTTCGGCCGTGTACGGGGCCAAGGACCCGGCCGATGCCGTCCGGGCCCTGCGCGCCAAGGCCGAGGGGGCCATCGCCTCGGCGGGGTGGGCGTGCGGCCACTGA
- a CDS encoding sugar-binding transcriptional regulator, with protein sequence MSAGRSALRMGPAELVQAAAMARRFYLEGKSKIQIAEEFGVSRFKVARVLETALERDLVRIEIRVPAELDAERSDALRARYGLRHAVVVESPAEEQDDAADPENLGEVAADLLGELVNEGDVLGLAWGRSTIHMAAALDQLPPCTVVQLTGVYDAGTAERGSVEAVRRAAQVSGGEAHPIYAPMLLPDPATAAALRHQTGIARAFEYFDKVTVAAVSIGSWEPGISTVHDMLSDEEREHYASLGVAAEMSAHLFDSDGRRVGRDLGERCITVEADRLRRIPEVVAIAGGQRKAAAIGAVLRSGLVTSLVTDTAAADYLLTDSAAPRRPALERADPDGE encoded by the coding sequence ATGTCGGCGGGCCGGTCCGCCCTGCGGATGGGGCCCGCGGAGCTGGTGCAGGCGGCGGCCATGGCCCGCCGCTTCTACCTCGAGGGCAAATCCAAGATCCAGATCGCCGAGGAGTTCGGCGTCAGCCGCTTCAAGGTGGCCCGGGTCCTGGAGACGGCCCTGGAACGTGACCTCGTACGGATCGAGATCCGGGTCCCCGCGGAGCTGGACGCAGAGCGCTCCGACGCGCTCCGCGCCCGCTACGGGCTGCGCCACGCGGTCGTGGTCGAGTCCCCGGCGGAGGAGCAGGACGACGCCGCCGACCCGGAGAACCTGGGCGAGGTCGCGGCCGACCTGCTCGGCGAACTGGTGAACGAGGGCGATGTCCTCGGGCTCGCCTGGGGGCGGTCCACCATCCACATGGCGGCGGCCCTGGACCAGCTGCCGCCGTGCACGGTCGTGCAGCTCACCGGGGTGTACGACGCGGGGACGGCCGAGCGCGGCTCGGTCGAGGCGGTGCGGCGGGCCGCCCAGGTGTCCGGCGGCGAGGCCCACCCCATCTACGCGCCGATGCTGCTGCCGGACCCGGCGACGGCTGCCGCGCTGCGCCACCAGACGGGCATCGCGCGCGCCTTCGAGTACTTCGACAAGGTGACGGTCGCGGCTGTCTCCATCGGTTCCTGGGAGCCCGGGATCTCCACGGTCCACGACATGCTCTCCGACGAGGAACGCGAGCACTACGCCTCGCTCGGCGTCGCCGCCGAGATGTCGGCGCACCTCTTCGACTCGGACGGGCGCCGGGTCGGCCGCGACCTCGGTGAGCGCTGCATCACGGTCGAGGCGGACCGGCTGCGCAGGATCCCCGAGGTGGTGGCGATCGCGGGCGGCCAGCGCAAGGCCGCGGCGATCGGGGCGGTACTGCGGTCCGGTCTCGTCACCAGCCTGGTGACCGACACCGCGGCGGCCGACTACCTGCTGACGGACTCGGCCGCGCCGCGCCGGCCCGCGCTGGAGCGGGCCGACCCCGACGGGGAGTGA